The genomic stretch TTCTCCAAATTTTGCAAAAACAAGCAGAAAAAAACCTGAGACAAGCAACCTCATTGTAATCATCCATTCAATATTAATCCCTCGTTGCTGAAAGAGAAACTGGGCAAATGTTCCGGAGATTCCCCAAAATAACGCAGCTAAAACAGCCAAACAAAATCCTTTTACAATATTCATGAGTTCAAACAGTATTTAAAATGCAAAATTGCATCAAATACAGCTTACTTTTTAATGAAATTTGAGTAATTATTTGCAATTTTGTTTCATAAACCTGTTAATTTTCAAAAAAAATGAATGAACTGGATCATTTTGATATTTCAATCCTCAAGATACTACAGAAAAATAATCTTACTCCACAACGTGATATTGGAGACAGTATTGGCTTATCAGCTGCTGCGGTCCAGAGACGTATCAAAAGAATGCGTGAAACGGAAGTTATTAAAGCTGATGTGTCTGTTATTGATACAGAAAAGCTTAGCCATTCGGTGACGCTTATTGTAGAAGTCTTTTTGGAAAGAGATAAAATACATCTTATTGATGAAGCTCAGACATTATTCACTTCTGCTCCCGAAGTACAGCAATGTTATTACGTAACCGGCGAATCGGATTTTGTTTTGATCATTGTGGTTCCCTCTATGAAAGAATACGAAATTCTGACCCGCAGAATATTTTACAGTAATGAAAATATTAAGCATTTTAGAACCCTAGTTACCATGAATACAGTAAAATCTGGACTTGATATTCCTTTGGATCTATTATTGTGATTATCAATACAACGTTAACTAAATTCGTTAAAAAACTGTTAAATTCTGTCTTAAAAAGAGTGTGTTGCTTTAAAATGATTAGGTTTGCAAAATATTATGTGGAGGTATCACATCTTCCTATAAGTCCTAAACTTTAACTATTACCTTTAAAAATTATGAAAAAAAGAATTCAGTTCTTTATGGTTTCAATGATGCTTGCTCCAATGTTTAATGCGCAGGTAAAGGATTTTGTAATTGAGCCACCCATTAAAAATAACTTACATATTTATAAAACATTTGGAGTATTTGGTGGTAAAGAATATTCTGCCAACTCAGTATATCTTGTCACTAAAAAAGGAGTCGTTTTATTTGATGTTCCCTGGGAAAAAGCACAATACCAAAGCCTGATGGATACAATCAAAAAACGTCATAACCTACCGGTTATTGCTGTATTTGCTACGCATTCCCATGATGACCGCGCTGGAGATCTAAGCTTTTTCAATAATAAAGGGATTAAAACCTATGCTACCAGCAAAACCAATGAGTTTTTGAAAAAAGACGGAAAAGCAACATCCACTGAAATCATAAAAACAGGAAAGCCTTACCGCATTGGAGGCGAAGAATTTACTGTTGATTTTCTGGGTGAAGGGCATACTGCTGATAATGTAGTGGTATGGTTTCCAAAATACAATGTACTGGATGGTGGTTGTCTGGTAAAAAGTAATTCAGCTACTGATTTAGGATATATTAAAGAAGCCAATGTGGAACAATGGCCAATAACCATAGATAAACTGAAGGCTAAATATTCAAAGGCAACATTGATTATTCCAGGACATGATGACTGGAAAGGCGGAGGACATGTTGAGCACACTTTAGAACTTCTGAACAAGAAATAAATCTGATGTCAATAATCAATAAAAAAATCCCGAATCTTTATTATTCGGGATTTTTTTTATTTGATAACAGGTTTGAACTAGTCTAGCACGCTCCAACCTCTCTTTGGATTTGTATTGGTAGAAACCTCTTGCTCATTAACAATGATATTCTCTTTTCTCTGGCCAATATAGTCCAGTTCGCTCAATTTAGAGAAAATAGTTTCCAAGCTTCTCAGCATCTGCTGGATATACAATAAAGGCTCGCCACAATTATGGTGATCATAGTTTGTTTCTGCTACAATGGAAAGCTGGTTCAATAAAGTATGAGGTGCAATTTCACTCCATTCTAAGCTATAATTCAGCATTTCTTCCAATTCTGCGGGAACCAGAAGTTGCGTTGAGTTATATAAATGAAGAGCTAATCTTGCGAAAGACTCAATTAAAAATACTGGTGGTTGATAAGGCGTAATATTTCTGAACTGGAAATACATATCTCCAAAAGTAGTCACCATCGTATTGCAAACAAACTTAACATTCTGTGCTAAGGCTGTATTCTGGTTCTTATGAGATGCTTTCTGAATGATTTTAAAAGCATACTGCTGAAGGTTTCCAATAGATTTAGCAAAACTGCTGTAATAATCTACCAAAGCCGGATGACTCTGAACAGAGGTACAAGGTGGAATAAAATTAGAATCTACCTGAGCAATATTTGCCTTTAAATCTACCTTCCCTATAATCAGATAATTCCCTCCTGAATAGCTGCTGTTTAAAGAAGTTACAGGAAGAAGCTCAATGTGGTGGTTCGGTTGTGCATTCGGGTGGCGTGGCGGAATTTCTTCCGGATCAATATCTCCAAAAGGAACTTTATCAAAAGGATTTACAGAAATCAGAATATAATATTCACCATCTGCCTGTTCTTCGCTCATTGACTTTGCCAGTGATTTCACACTGATTCTTCTGTCATTTAATTCGATACGATAACCTGCCATGGTAACAGCACTACATCTTTTAATCACCAACTGTACATCATTGGTAGCCGTATTGTGAACATCAAAAATAGTACGGTCTGTATATTCTGTAGAAATAGGCAAAAGCCCATAGTTATATGTAGTAATCCCAAGTGAGTTGGAATCTCTGATGGTATCAATTAAGAAATTATCCTGATCATTAAGGTGTCTTTGAGAAACTTTCATCCCATCCACCCAGTTTATGGCAAAATGTTTAATAGGCTGTATCATGTTTAATACTTTTTAATTTTTTGTGTTTATGATTTTCTTACGACTCCCTCCTCTTCATGCTGAATGACTCTCTTACAAATAACCACTTCATTCTCAGAAATGCTGTTTGCAGTAATGTCCTGGTCGAAATCTATATATTTTCTAAAGCTGAAAAACGATTTTTTAGTATAAAAGATCCAATAATAAGGTTCTCTGACTTCATCTGAAAGATGGATAATAGATCCTGGATTTTTATGGTTGTAATCATCCACCACTCTGTAAAACCAGTCTCCGAAAGTGATTCCGGTTGGAAGGGTCTTCGCTTTAATTCTGAATCGGTTTGAATCTTCAAGATTTTTGCTTAGCTCAACATTTAAAACCATTAAACGGTCAAAATCTGCCCCTTCAAAATCAGGAAGTTTTTGCTCTGGAGAATATCTCCAGGTTTTATAAATATCAAAAGGAATACTGATAAACTGGATATAGCAATAGTAAAATACCATAGGAACTACAAAGATCAGCATACTCGTAGCAGCCATCACAGCATATCCTGTCCCTTTACTCATCCAATTGAATAACAAAGTAAACAAATAACCACCCAATGCAATACATGTTAATGAAAGTATAGATTCAAACAAAATACTCATAGCCAGAGAGTCAATGTGTTTTTTGAAATATTTGTGTAATAAATTAACATGAATAATCCCAAAAATAAGATAAATAACCTGCGCAATGAGATACCAGTACGGATTAAAAAGATTTCCGGCAAATCCAAAAAACCCCGGAAGCGCCAGGCATAAACTGCACAGAAGAACGTATACAATAATTACTTTAATTTTGATCGCAGGTTTATTTCTCCTGATAATGCCCAGGATAAACATCATGATGATTGCGATTAAAGGCATTAAAATATACCTTAAAAAAATACCTTTTACTGAAGAAATTTCCATTTGTTTCTTTTCGAATTTATACTTTGTTGGTAGTTGTAAATATAATAAAATAATTTAGAGGAAGGTAGAGTATCCAAGGCGGCTGGCATTTCTTTCATCATCCTCAAGACTGAAAGAATATTCCAGCTTTTCTGTCACAAAATTCTCTTCTATATCCACCGTTACAGGAAGAAAATAATCATAAAGTGTCTGAAGTACTTTTCTAAACGGGCTTCCAGGTATGTATTTTTTCATGTCCATATAAGGGATAGGGCCAATATTTACCACCCAGTTCCGCTGCCCGTCCATGTGCCTTCCACTTGGTATATAGGTTACCCCCAATCTTGAATTCCCTAACAGCATTGAATCATCATTTTTTTCTATTTCATCAATAACATTGGGAGAGAAAGTTACCTTAACCGGAACCTGAAGAAAGGCAGTCATGCATCTTTCAAACCATCTTTTATCTCCACGGATTTGATGAAAAAATGGAAGAATATGCATAAATATATAGGCACTCTGCTTATCCAGCATATCAATAAGTGGCCAAAGTTCACTTACCGTATCCAACAAAGCATCCGTATTGCTTGTAATATCAAATTCAGACTCTTTCAGAAGAGCACTGATCTCTGTGAAGAAAACCTCCAGCTCAAAAGGACGGAAAAATTTTCGTGCATCGTCTTCTACCCTTTTCTGTTTTCTGATCTCTCTGACAACCGTATCTACATTTTTTCTGGAAGCTCCGAGAGAAGGTGGATGAAACAACCCTTCAGGAAGGTAATCATAAATTCCTTCCCTGTAACTTTCTATCGTGAATACTTCCTCATCAAAACCTAGATAACTGCTCGAAATGCTTTTAATATCTTTAAGATAAGCACGATCGTTTACTCCGACTCTTTCAATAAATATATTGCTTACCGCCCGATGATATTTTAAAAGATTAACAGCTACAGCCTCTGCTTTAAAGTCTGTCTGCAGCTTATTATAGTTCATATCTACAATATTATTCTCATGCATAGTGTTTCCTGTGATTATGACTTGTAAAGATAATATATCTCATAAGTTTGAAAAAATATTTTGCCAATAATTTTATTCTAAAAATACTAATTTATTGACATTAAAAGGAAAAATTTTCAGTAAATTCCGTAAAAATACGGTAATAAGCGAATTTGTTCAGGGTTTAAAGTTTAAAGTTCTATTTTAAGTATCAGGAAGTTATCATTTTTGAGGGTTAGGTTGAAAATTCAAGATCCCTGTTTGAGAATTCATTGTAAGCTGGTACTCATACATGGGTTAATAGGTAATGATCCATCTGAAATTTCAACCCATATCTTTATCTTATTACTAATCCTTATTTACCTAAATATCTTCTATCCCAACCCATAGCAAAAAAATCACTCCAAACTTAATATTATTCCCTATTTCATTAAGATTAAGTTTTATTAACATTATCCTTTGGAATAAATTCAGAATAATGTATGCTCATTCGGAAAGGGGGCCGTATCTTTGCAGACTGAAAATTGTTATTTAAAATGAAAAGTATTTATTCTAAAATTCTGATTTTAGCATTCATTTCCTCTTCACTTTATTCTTATGCGTGGGGATTGACGGGGCACAGAGTAATTGCAGACATTGCAGAAAATCACCTTTCCAGAAAGGCTAAGAGAGAAATCAAAAAAATAATGGGCAAGGAACGTCTTGCGTACTGGGCTAACTGGCCAGACTTCATCAAATCTGATACTACAGGAGTTTGGAAACAAGCTTCATCATGGCATTATGTAAACATTGATCCTCAAACTGATTTAAAAGCTTTTGATCAAAACTTAAAAATGCAGGCAGGACCAAGCCTTTACACTCAGGTCAATACTTTATCCAGCCAGATTAAAGATGAAAAAACGTCAGCAAAAGACAGAAAAATTGCTTTGATATTCCTTATCCATATTATGGGAGACCTTGCTCAGCCACTACACGTGGGAAGAGCTGATGATTTAGGGGGAAACAAAATTAATGTTACCTATTTCGGAGATAAAACGAACTTACATTCTGTGTGGGATGGAAAATTAGTAGATTCTCAAAAATACAGCTATACTGAGTATTCTAAGCTTTTGGATATTAAATCTAAGGAA from Chryseobacterium indologenes encodes the following:
- a CDS encoding S1/P1 nuclease: MKSIYSKILILAFISSSLYSYAWGLTGHRVIADIAENHLSRKAKREIKKIMGKERLAYWANWPDFIKSDTTGVWKQASSWHYVNIDPQTDLKAFDQNLKMQAGPSLYTQVNTLSSQIKDEKTSAKDRKIALIFLIHIMGDLAQPLHVGRADDLGGNKINVTYFGDKTNLHSVWDGKLVDSQKYSYTEYSKLLDIKSKEEVAQIQAGTLEDWLYDSHKIANRIYAQTPDGSKLSYDYQYKFNDTLERQLLYGGLRLAKVLNELF
- a CDS encoding subclass B1 metallo-beta-lactamase IND-5, translating into MKKRIQFFMVSMMLAPMFNAQVKDFVIEPPIKNNLHIYKTFGVFGGKEYSANSVYLVTKKGVVLFDVPWEKAQYQSLMDTIKKRHNLPVIAVFATHSHDDRAGDLSFFNNKGIKTYATSKTNEFLKKDGKATSTEIIKTGKPYRIGGEEFTVDFLGEGHTADNVVVWFPKYNVLDGGCLVKSNSATDLGYIKEANVEQWPITIDKLKAKYSKATLIIPGHDDWKGGGHVEHTLELLNKK
- a CDS encoding Lrp/AsnC family transcriptional regulator; translated protein: MNELDHFDISILKILQKNNLTPQRDIGDSIGLSAAAVQRRIKRMRETEVIKADVSVIDTEKLSHSVTLIVEVFLERDKIHLIDEAQTLFTSAPEVQQCYYVTGESDFVLIIVVPSMKEYEILTRRIFYSNENIKHFRTLVTMNTVKSGLDIPLDLLL
- a CDS encoding type VI secretion system baseplate subunit TssG, whose product is MHENNIVDMNYNKLQTDFKAEAVAVNLLKYHRAVSNIFIERVGVNDRAYLKDIKSISSSYLGFDEEVFTIESYREGIYDYLPEGLFHPPSLGASRKNVDTVVREIRKQKRVEDDARKFFRPFELEVFFTEISALLKESEFDITSNTDALLDTVSELWPLIDMLDKQSAYIFMHILPFFHQIRGDKRWFERCMTAFLQVPVKVTFSPNVIDEIEKNDDSMLLGNSRLGVTYIPSGRHMDGQRNWVVNIGPIPYMDMKKYIPGSPFRKVLQTLYDYFLPVTVDIEENFVTEKLEYSFSLEDDERNASRLGYSTFL
- a CDS encoding TssN family type VI secretion system protein; the protein is MEISSVKGIFLRYILMPLIAIIMMFILGIIRRNKPAIKIKVIIVYVLLCSLCLALPGFFGFAGNLFNPYWYLIAQVIYLIFGIIHVNLLHKYFKKHIDSLAMSILFESILSLTCIALGGYLFTLLFNWMSKGTGYAVMAATSMLIFVVPMVFYYCYIQFISIPFDIYKTWRYSPEQKLPDFEGADFDRLMVLNVELSKNLEDSNRFRIKAKTLPTGITFGDWFYRVVDDYNHKNPGSIIHLSDEVREPYYWIFYTKKSFFSFRKYIDFDQDITANSISENEVVICKRVIQHEEEGVVRKS